In the genome of Zootoca vivipara chromosome 6, rZooViv1.1, whole genome shotgun sequence, the window GTACaagctaattttttaaaaaataaatcatgcaaATTTGCTTGCAATTCCATATATTTGCTTAATTTACTTTGCTTCTCCTAGTTGTAAAAAGGAGCAAATTGCCAAGCAGAGCAGTGAAGCCctacccctgaccactggacatCCTGTTTGGATTACCTGCTGGCTTCTGAAATGTCACCGAATGTTGCCCACACACTTACAAGTGCATCGATATGGACTAGAAtcttacaagaaagaaagaaaaattagatTCTCAGCATGCAGAACAATTTGCCTGATACTAAATCATGCCATTGTGTTGTGCAGTTGCAAAATGGCACATTACTCATGCCCCTGAGTGTATACCAAAAATGTGAATTGTCTTTCACTTCCACCAaatgtgtaaaataaaataagaataagattAATCAGCTGTCCTGTGATTACATTTCAAACATTTAGCTGGTTTTGCCTATATGGAGTCAAATACCTTGGTTCcttttgaaatgtatttatttcattttgactTGTAGCTCATCTCATCTCAAAGGCTTGGGATGGGTAAGAAACAGCATGTTAATCATAAAGCCCCAATTGCCAACCTTTAAACCCATGTCTCTCAAATTCAAACATTACCATAAAACTGTGCCCAAGCCACTTAATATAAGCCTGTaggcattacacacacacacacacacgtctattTTCTTATCGTAATCCTCCATTGCTTGATGAGCACataaaagttatttatgtatttacTGAATTTGTGTACCATCCTTCATCTCTggtcagttcacaacataaaaatacaattacaaaatacgtaataaaaacaagaacaaaaccaaaacaaaccagtaacacCCCGCTCCAGCTGTACCTGAGAATCTACTATTTGTTGACTTTCCTTCTGTTCCCATCGATTTACTTTTTCCTTTACACTTTTTGTTAGTTCAGTGCCTTGCTCGTTGATGGTGGTGCAACTGAGATCTTGATCCTATTGCATTTTGGGACGTTAGAGCACATCGTGGTCCCTTTCTTCCACGAATCTGGTTGACCACGGCCTGGGCTAATAAGTGAGCCTTGCCTTCTGTCATCTTTGTCTCATCTTAAGGCCATAGAAAGATGGTGCCTTCTTCCAGTTGGATAGGGGAAACACATGTAAAATCACACATGCATAGGTCACCTCTCAGACTGTATGTGAAATATTGGCTTGTGCAGCTCAGGCCTGTGGTCACGTGAAAAAATTATGCCCATGTGCAAGAACATCCGAAGAGCCTGCAGGCGGGGAGGTGTGCTCAGTGAGCATGGGAATATGATCTGGCTTCCCTCATTACACTGTTGCTTCTGGATaagtttgttttttccttaacCAGCCCATTATGGCTTCCACatggagactcccccccccccaattatttacGCAGAGTGGACATAGTTTAAAAGACAATTACACCTGCTCAGTACAGTATCTGCATGGCAGGTGCTTGGAATATACAGCATGGGTATTGTGGTTTTGTCAGCTGCTGTCGTTATTGATCTTTAAACTGGCCCTTGGTTTTTTACTTTGCTTAGTTCAATCCGTGTATTACGAATCAGGGTGgccatgtgtgtgtatataggggGAAGCTACAGTGACAGCCTGGGCAGTGAAGCATCTTCAATTGTATCCTCCCTTCTGCAGGAAGTATCACTCAAATTACAGTGTCTGAGGAGAGTGTGGAGGAAGGGATTGAATGGAACCGTGCTCTGACAGCAGCAGTCACCATGGCAACTGAGGAGGGAATCAAGAAGGACCCAGAGGAGATTTCAGGTATGTCTCTGCTGTTTGCCTGAATGGCTTAGCAGTCTACCAgcctggctccccctccccatcttcaggcagcaaaatgctgcaaagaactgtgtttgtaattttatttatttaaaacatatctcaccttttctccgGAGAATTCAAGGTGACTAACAACAAATTTTATAAAACCGTAAATTAACAAATTCAAAACCTCTtttttataatacagtaataataatctttattgcgGTTCAACGACCCATAACatggattcagaataaaatacagattcataCAGACAACCCCCCAGGGGTTGTTTAGTCATGGGTATGTTGATCTTTGATTCGGATGActactgaaagaaactttgccacggccaCTGTGATATCATTGGACTTGTCGTCCAGAAGATATTTTTTACAATTGAACACTAAGACACAAAGTTGCTAttagagattattatttttttgcaaggggGCAGACATTTCACCCATGTTTTAAAAATCGGAATTTGCGTGTAAAACTTCACACTTCAAAATCCAtggggcttctccccccccccaatattcaacATTTGAATTTCCAAAATTCTGATTTGAATAGTGAGTTGTTAAGAGAGTTTTTCACAGGTGGGGTCTGATGGATAGGATGGTGAGCCATATGAGATCATTTTATGGTAAACatggagagggtttttttttggggggggaggaagcagggtTAGCAGAGAGCTGACCTGAAGATCATTCTCATAGCCATAGATCAGGGATGGAGATCCCATGGCCCTCCATATGGTCCTGGATTccagccccagccaatgtggccaGTGGCcaagcatgatgggaattgtagtccaggaacatctggaaggacaaagATTCCTCAACCCTGTTGTAGATGGTGAAGCATCAGCTGTCATCTGGAGACGGCCATTTGGACACTATTTCAATTATTGGCTGGTTCATACAGGCATGCACATTGCTCAGCAGTGCCCCCTTGCTTGATGGCTTATACCTAAATGTGTGACTGCCTGAAGTACTGAGTTTGaaaaatctgcccccccccccggaaactgAGGCACCATGTGCTAATTGGTGCtaaaatttggaaagctctgctttcgATCTTGGTGACTGTTTAATTGGCTGTTTCAATTGGTTTTTTAGTCCTCATTAGCTCTTCCTCCTAAGCAGCTAGTATTCATTGGCATAGTGGCTCTGCAGCTGGATAGTCTTATACTCCATGAGTTTCTTAAATCCAGGCTGGAGGTCCAAAACAATAGGCTGGTGAAGGCTGGTCTAATCCTTCCAAGTCCAGCATAGTCCATGTGTCATGCCCTGTGatttggtattttttaaaatatccaaggTCTCCACCACAAGGATGGCTTCCGTTGTCTTATTTAGAACATACTGTTCAGGcaacaaaaacaacccagttTGCATATATTGCTTTACTTCAAATATATGCTGCTTTTCAACCTGACAATGTGTCCAAGATGGgtgagaattaaagaaaatggaCACACAGCAAGATGATCAGATTTTGGGAGGCTGATGAAAACACATGGGAGGAATGCAGATGTAAAATGCCCATTTCCAAGTGCTCATATATTAATGCTGATGCTTTAACTGCTACGGTTGCTGTTCTCTAAAGGCTTTGCAatgctttgggggcagggtgtgATGGGATGTAAAACAAACTCCAAGAAGTCATGAAACGTAGCTTTTATAGCAATATGGAATTCCCTACTGCTGCTCTCTATATTTGGAGCtgaatggaatttttttaaaaaattttttgcaaGGTGAGTGCCCTGATGGCTCGTTTTACAGCACAGTTCTATGCAAGCCTATTCATGactaagccccattaaattcagcaGCACATGCTTCCATGGAAATGTGTGCAGCTTTGCAGCCTTAGAAGCCAGTTTCCAGATATGCCTCCTGCTATATGATGGTTTACTGGACTTGGTATGATTGCCAGTTTAGCTTTGCAGTGCAATTGCCAACTGATACTTCCTTCTAAATCTTTCTGTTCCCTTATGCCAGAGGACACACTGATGTTCTGGAAAGGAATCGCTGATGTGGGGTTGATGGAAGAAGTTGTCTGCAACATTCAGAAGGAGATAGAAGAGGTGCTGAGAGGTGTTCAGCAGAGGCTTGGCCAGTCACCCTTCCAGGTTACCGGTGGGTAGGAGGTCAGCAGTCTCCATGTCAATATGAAATGACTACCAGTGGGATAGACTTTCATGCTCTTTTTATCTTTGTGATGTGTAGCTGTGCACTGTATTTAATAAGTCAGTTTATAATCCTCCCTTCAGTACAGGACTCCTAGGGTGGTGTATAGTTTGAAACCCTCCAAATATAATAACACTATAAAAGCCATGTTCCAGAAAGGCAGCtaatgaatgttttaaaataaataaaagtaattccccccccaaatgagTTTTATTCAGCTGAATTCCACTCACAGTACATTCATTTTAGtcactcccattcatttcagtgggtctgttctgagtatgatTAACATTCCATACAGCCCTTAAAAATTGCAGAAGCCACAGCAAAACTCACCAAAATCCAGAATGGCTGTAAAACAATGTTGCAATCCCATAAACCCCCCTAGTGGGGAACTGAATGGGGCTTAGTTCTCGCCAGACATGCATAGTACTGTGTTGTTACCAGCCATAAAACAAGTTGGAATGGCCAAGcaaatactgtggtacctctacttacaaatttaatgtgttccaaacgcacattcgtaagtcaaaaaaaattgtaagtcgaatcccataggaatgcattgggagaaaaaaatcgtaagttgtcTGCAACATTCAGAAGGAGAtagaaccctatctaaaaattcgtaagtagaaaaaatcctatctaaacagcatccaagatggcggacggagctccatttgtaagtagaaacattcataagtagagttattcgtaagtagaggtaccactgtaaaagtaaATATAGTCTTCACCTTATGCCGAAAACACATCAACACCAATGCCAAGCGAGCTTATCTGGGAAGTTCCATGACCAGGTATTGACAACTTGGGGTGGGTAAAATATTTagaatatttatatttttcttttcaacAAAAAGGGTTCTCTTGAGTGGTTTCCTTAGTAAAACAGGGCAACAAGCAAAACATTCTGTTTCCTAAATAATTTCCCCCCCTAAAGCTACTAGAATACTCTGTGCTGTTCATAAGAGTCTTGTAGGCTGAATCGGGAAGGCGGGCATGAGCAGCTCCTGGCTTTCAGACCTCTTGGTGAAAGCCTTTGGAGGTTTGGGGGTCAGTGATGTAAAAGTCCTCTCTCTATCCTTCTAGTTGCTGTGGTTGCCTTTTCAGGGCTACATTAGCCATAAGGGGAAAGTCTCCAGTACAATAACAATAATCAGTTGGATTGATGGATTATTGTGTTTTAGCCTACTCTTCCACtagggagctcagggtggcatacatgtTTCTCCTGattccattttatccttgcaacaagctAGGttagacacacagagaaagagagcgcACATGCTAAATGTAACTgatttccatgtgctactctggttcaccagaagcggcttagtcatgctggccacatgacccggaagctgtctgcggacaaacgccagctcccttggcctatagagcgatatgagcacgcaacctcagagtcgcccgcaactggaccttacggtcaggggtacctttacctttaacacacaGTATGTGAACCAGCAGGCATAAAAACGTAACATGGGGATTTGCTTTGAGAtgcctgggttttgttttgtttattattattttaattaaaatgattTCTTTCCCCAGTGAAACTTCCTCAGTAGTTTAGATAATAGCAATATAGTCGATTCAACCAGTCCCTGCCCACGGGTATACAGTTGAAAATATATAACACAAAAAAGAGGTGAGGAGGGAAGAAAACAAGCTCTAATTCTATGACAGTTATTACATTGACCAAATGAAATAGAACAGGACCTGTTCCATGCCAGCTGATTGTTATAAGGACTACTGTGCAGGATTTTCTTTTATAGGTTGCAGTTCTAAACTAGAGAATacagtgggagttacttctgagtaaacctatacagtggtaccttggttctcaaactcaatctgctctggaagtctgttcgacttccaaaatgtttgaaaaccaaggtgcggcttctgattggctgattggccctggaaacaatgccGACAGCCAAAATAGACGTTCGGCTttcaaaaaacgtttgcaaaccaaacAAAAGTTTGctgcgtttgggagccgatttgtttgtcaactaaaccatttgggaaccaaggttccactgtatcagatTATGCTGTATATGGGCCGGATCTTGATGGGATGCACGATTGGTTGAAATAGCTCTCACTTGCATTTGCACAAGCATGCCACTGACTTGCAATCACTGGGAAACAACAGTGGGATATACTATTGCCCTCATGTCCCTTTTGTGGGCTTCCatggtcatctggttggccactgtggaacaCAAATTGCTAGagtagataggcctttggttgattcagcaggactcttctgaCGCTCTTAAGGAGACTTCTGGCCTAATCCTTAAAGGCCTAGTTTCTGCTTTTAATCAAACATCCAAGGATCACTGCCGATGTTAAATGCCAGCAGAGATGCTTGGACATCCCACAACAGTTATCCATGTGCAGTTCCTGTCAAGAGGAACTTTTCATGGTTTTTGGTCTTGATTTCCTTCTGATGTAGATCTTGACCCATTGCAccatattaatttattaatattcAAAATGAACAAGAATATGTAAACCACTTCTGTACTTCATTCAAGATCACTTGTGTTAGCTGCAGAAGCATTAGGTAATACAgtactggcaaatagaagaggttCAAGCTCTTTCTGAtgaggtgctctctctctctctctctctgtctggatGTTGGATTCCGTTTAGAAAACTAGACAATAACCCATGGAAGTTTTTCTGTAGATGCTGCTGTCCTAAATAATGTTGCTCACACTTTTGGCCTGATGGACACTGTCAAGAGAGTGCTGGACAACAGGAAGAGTCAAACGGATCAGGGAGAAGAACAGTTTCTTTATACTCTGGCAGGTATGCTAATGACTGGGAACACATTCCTTGGGATGTTCTAAATCTATCATCTCACTGTGCAATAAATGTGCTTTTGTTGTTCATTTCGCCTCACAGCCTAGTCAACTTTTCCCAAGACTGCCCTTCTTCTGTTAAAGAGATACTGTAATTTCTTATTATTCGGATTTCCATATTCCATTGCTGCCACCAATGTTCTCCAATGTCTGTATCATTTTGtaaacttgtttttttttcccttttcaaataTTCTGTGAGGACAGTGTGCTTCCCTGCTATACAATTTCGGCCCAGAAGTGCTATTTTTAgccttgtcatttttttaaaacaacaacaactgtcatTTGCAAGACAGccctctcttttcttcttgaAGCAATGCCCCAGTATTTTGTGAACATTCAGTACCAGTAGTTGTTGTAGTGGTAGACGTCGCCCCCGCTACAGTAAGTTATGGAGCAAGGCTGTAGCCTTTttcaggaagggccatagcttagtggtagaacacatgccaaaaaaataaataaatccgaaGTTCAATCTTTGGCAACTTTGGTAAATGCTCAGGAAGCAGGTATTGGGAAAGTCACGATGGACAATATTGAGTCAGATGAACCAATGATCCGACTTTGTATAGGGCAGTTCCATAGATCCAGAAGGACCCAGGATTTAGGCTTCCTACAGTAGGAGGTCCTGGCAGCGAATTGGCTCAAAATAGTCAacctctattgcaggcatccccaaactgcggccctccagatgttttggcctacaactcccatgatccctagctaacaggaccagtggtcagggatgatgggaattgcagtccaaaacatctggagggccgaagtttggggatgcctgatctattgcCATTCTGAGTCCCTGCCTTTTTTTACTACATTTTCcacaatcattttaaaaaaatgcaaatagcagtcaTGGGAGATGCTGAGCAGGGTCTGGACTGGGGGGagttttaaaccatttccccttttatggttctctctctctctctctctctctctctctctctctctctctctctctctctctctctctctctctatatatatatatattacctcCCCCTGGTTCCTGCTTTTGATGCCACTGGTGGCTTCCCTTGCTATTTAAATAGAAGTTAGAGGACTTTTGTTGTTACTGTAACTCTCTTTCCTTGCTCCTTACAGTCCTGACACAGTAAcacccacacagagagaggctaATATGGGTGGGGTGTTTCTGACTATCCTACCCCTTGCCTTCAGAAGTTTACAAACTGCTCTAGGAGAGAGATTGTGAGCAACATCATGGGAGGGGCTTTTCTCAGACCAAGCTCACTTATTATTTTGGCTTTTGGATGTTGTTAATACAGTATTATCTTGCTATATTTACAATGCTAAAAtgttggttgggggggggttgtatgttGTTATATTTGATTGTCTTTTTGTTGTATCATGTTATTAAAAATTGTTCCTGTATGGTATGATTTTGAAAtgcattcctgttttctttgtcaTCAGCTAATTTGGGCAtggtttctttccttctttttttttgtagaaaagcgacacacaaataaaattacaAACGAAAGAGTACTGGCAttcttaaaatgtgcattttaattgcATTCATACCTAGTTTTTCCATAAGTTAAAGCACCATTTCTCTACCTAAAACCAATGTTTTGGCATGTGTGCATATGTGCGTTCCACTTCCTTTGATAACTATTGCGTACAGTGACTTATTAAATTTAAGATTATTGGTAGGGTTAGTATTAGCTGTGTATGGATTTCCATTTCTTGCCAGAAGGTATGAATTGCATACCAATGCTTTGGATTTCTGTACACAAGTATGATAGCCTCTTCCCACAGTTTTCTAGTGTTTGAGGACACTTTTGATGGTTTAAATACATGTTGTAGGCTTGAATATTTAACACATGATGCATCTTTCATTCTAATAGCTTGATGCCTGCCCTCCATAGCGTTGCTCTTCGGAGGTTAGTATTTAGGGAGGGAGATTCTTGGCTGTCATTTCCCTCCTTCCACCCCCTTCCCATTTTTGTTCCCTGAAAGAATCGGATTTGTCTGCAGAGACAATCTGTTCCGCCCACCTTTCCATCCTTTTGATTTTCAGCAGAAGTGGCTGAAAACTCTTTCCCTGCCAAGAAGCTGCTTTGCTACCCTTGTGAAAATAATCTGtttttctcactccccccccctcccttttggcgCTTTGAGGAGCCCCTGTATTCTTGGCAGCTTCTCAAAGGTTTCTCCCGGCTGACTGTGTAACTTAATTTTTCCTTGCAGACCTGGACCGCCAGCTGGAGGAGCAGAAGAAGTTTGCCAGGGATCAGAAGCTAAAGTCTCAGACTGTTCAGAACGTGGTCCTCATGCCTGTCAGCACTCCCAAGCCTCCTAAGAGGCCCCGGTTGCAGCGTCCAGCCTCGGCCACAGTCCTGAGCCCTTCCGCCCCCATCCAGCAGCCTCAGTTCACCGTGATTTCGCCCATCACCATTGCACCCATGGGGCAGCAGTTCTCTGTGAGCAACATTCCAATGGCAACCATCAGCCAGGGCTCCAGCCCAGTGACTGTCCATACCTTGCCGTCAGGCTCGCAGTTGTTCCGCTACGCCACGATGGTCTCTTCCTCCAAGACCAGCTCCTCCGACACCGTGACCCTTCACCCATCTTCTAGCTTGGCCCTGCTAAGTTCAGCTGCCATGCAGGACAGCAGCACCCTTGCCAATGTGGCCACCGTGGTGAATCCTGTGGAACTGGTGGCCATGGAGTCTGGCCTGACCTCTACCCTCCAGGCTGTCGAGGGCACTTCAGACGAGGGACAGACCATCATAGAAATCGACCCGGCACCTGATCCAGAAGCCGAGTCGGAAGAATCCGGGGCCAAAGCTGTGATTCTGGGAACAGAACTGAGGACTGAGGAGAAGGTGGTGGCTGAGGTTGATGAGCACCAGCATCAGGTCCACAACGTAGAGATTGTGGTCTTGGAGGACTAGCCAAGAAGCCAGATTGTAATGTTGCTTTGGGGTTCATCgattgtttgttttgcttccctttttttctttttcttttttacagcctTTCAGGTAAGTTCCCATAGaatattaaagaaaagaaaaagattttcacATGGGAGAGAGCAACCTTTGTTTGTACTGAAGGCGGAAGGGAAGGGAAACTTCTTATCCTGCCTAATCCTAAGCACTCCCACAGAAGGGAAGCAAGCCCCTGCTGTTACCGAGATCACGCACAGCGTGTGATTACAGCCCATAGACCCAGTTTTGAAAAAGACACTTTGTCTACACCTTGTTTACACTTCAATTGTTTTGTCTTAGAAATTAATGAAGCCGGGTACCTGAAATGTATCTGACTAATGGATGAGAGCGATTGTGGGGAAATGGGATCCTTACTTATTCCTCAGCTCTCAACCGCCgtaagaaattaaattctgtgTTACCTTATCAACTGTGCTAGACTTTTGATTTTtgcagagagggggagaaaaagaaattgcacccccccacacacctcatCCCGATTTGAGAGACCACAGTCCCTTCACTCAGATGctggtgttttttgtttaattgtcTTCATCTTTCTGCAGCAGCTCACACCCTTGAACTGTTTTTGCCCCTTTGTGGTTCCTAGAATTGGATTCTCAGCTCTCCCTTTTCAAACCTTCCCCGGGGGTATTTATTTTTGATAGGTGCAGTTACGAGACTTTCAAGAATTGCTTAAGccttgcacgcacgcacacatacacacaaatcagACATAGCACCCAAGCACCACCTGCCCTTTTGAGTATTGGAATTGTCGTCCTGGATGTATCAAGTGTGGGTTGTGCTGTTGCTGTGGGCTCAGGAGGCCAAGTATACCTGCTGCTTACTCTGCATGCTGGGAACCATACCAAACTtactagatatatatatatatatatacgtgtgtgtgtgtgtgtgtgtgtgtgtgtgtatgtgtgtatgcatgctTGGTGTTCATAACACTTTGAGAAATAGGTCAACAGGATTCTAGCCTGGCACATCACTTCAGCAATGtgactgccttctctctctctctctctctctctctctctctctctctctctctctctctctctctctctgtgtgtgtgtgtgtgtgtgtgttttgttttcttaaggaAAGGGGAATGAGTGAAAAgggatttttccccctccctacTTGGTTCATTTCTTAAAAATTGGGACGTGAGAAGACTTTGGGGGAATCTGTTTGACAGAAATATCTAAAGCCGGCAGTAAGAGTACAATACTTTGGGGCATGGGTAGAGtgccatttgttttttgtttgttcattttttgcattaaaaattaaaacagaaaccAAAGGCTAACTGGATTATTATGCTTATACCAGGTTCTTCCTCTCTCACCCATTTATCATAGAGCAACGCCATGGAGTAGATTAGGCTGAACTCGCCCCAAGATCACTCAGTGCCTTCCATGGAGTGTGGGGCTATCCTATTCTAACTATGATACCATACTGATACTCAGTTAATGGATATGTAGACTGGGTAGtatccagtgctgtttttctagaaaaagaggtgccagaacgcaccatgaacacctccctctttctcttcgaATGTCAATGTCCGGctcctacctgagaggtgccggaactgagttctggatgAAAAAAAGAAGCcttggttgtatccaactaagctcagatcagagtagacctgttgtgcctgttgatttcagtggctctatTCTGAGTGGGACTTAACATTGGAGACACCATACTGTTTATGGAAACTCCTCCAATTGGACTGGCAATGCCTTTCACCTCTGCAGTCAGAGGGCAACTATTTCCTTTCCATGTTAAAGAttggcttgcctaaggccaccgcATAAGCTCACAGCAGGCAGGGATGATATTCATGCTGATTTGCAGCTCTACCTCTTAGAGATGCACCATGACAACTTTCTGTGGTTCCTGCTGCGCAAGTGCAACTTGGGTCAGCTATCCACTGCTGGTCTCAGTAATCTATGGATATTTGCTTTTGCACTCAAGTGTCATTGGCTGTCCAGTGCTAAATAGACACATATGACTTATAACCCCTTTTCTGGAGGTGCCTGACTTTTCCCCCCCATCAGTGCATGGAATTGCTGATTCACAGTTCCACTGGGCATGTGGGCATCTCCAAGGGTGTAAAAGGGCACAGTTGGATCTACTGGATTTCTGAACCCCAATTAACAATGACAACAATAGCATTGGTCCCCTAAAATGTACTGTTGAAATGAATTGGGAGTGGATATTTGTGTCAGTGCACTGTGAGCTCACTTCAGTTCTGGGGTTCAGAAGAGTGTTCTGGGTTCTGAATTCTTTAATTCATAGTGTGTGTCTTTGTGGTGTGTCCTGGCTCCAGTTGTTAATTTTAGAGTTCTGATAACAAAGTAGATTCTGCATGTCTCAGGTCTTGCCAACCCTGTCATAGGGGTCACTTCAAATGAGGTTTAAATTATGCACCTTAAAACATGTTGAAATGCAAACGTATTATCGTATAGGTGTGCTTGCCAGGGCACTGTACATACTTGCACCTCCCTGTGGAGCATGCACTTGCAAGCACGCTCAGGATTGCCTCTGCATCATGTGTGAAGTTACCTTAGAAATGGACCTATGAGTTTCATGCCTCCCAAACGAAGAGCGATAGGGTCTTGATCAACTGTTACATCTATTTCCTTGCAATTTCTCAGAACTCTTctgagaaagagaaaacacagtTCTTATCTCATTCATCCTCACAACGATCTGGTGTGGGAGGCTGTGTTGAGTGATGGCATTTTGT includes:
- the GMEB1 gene encoding glucocorticoid modulatory element-binding protein 1 isoform X1, producing MANAEVSIPVGDVVVVPTEGNEGGNPEDTKTQVILQLQPVPQGRVYQESSETSTAVVAVETHTIHKLEEGIDPSTIETNEEIEIAYPITCGESKAILLWKKFVCPGINVKCVKFNDQLISPKHFVHLAGKSTLKDWKRAIRLGGIMLRKMMDSGQIDFYQHDKVCTNTCRSTKFDLLISSARAPVPGQQSLVQTPTSADGSITQITVSEESVEEGIEWNRALTAAVTMATEEGIKKDPEEISEDTLMFWKGIADVGLMEEVVCNIQKEIEEVLRGVQQRLGQSPFQVTDAAVLNNVAHTFGLMDTVKRVLDNRKSQTDQGEEQFLYTLADLDRQLEEQKKFARDQKLKSQTVQNVVLMPVSTPKPPKRPRLQRPASATVLSPSAPIQQPQFTVISPITIAPMGQQFSVSNIPMATISQGSSPVTVHTLPSGSQLFRYATMVSSSKTSSSDTVTLHPSSSLALLSSAAMQDSSTLANVATVVNPVELVAMESGLTSTLQAVEGTSDEGQTIIEIDPAPDPEAESEESGAKAVILGTELRTEEKVVAEVDEHQHQVHNVEIVVLED
- the GMEB1 gene encoding glucocorticoid modulatory element-binding protein 1 isoform X2 translates to MANAEVSIPVGDVVVVPTEGNEGGNPEDTKTQVILQLQPVPQGVYQESSETSTAVVAVETHTIHKLEEGIDPSTIETNEEIEIAYPITCGESKAILLWKKFVCPGINVKCVKFNDQLISPKHFVHLAGKSTLKDWKRAIRLGGIMLRKMMDSGQIDFYQHDKVCTNTCRSTKFDLLISSARAPVPGQQSLVQTPTSADGSITQITVSEESVEEGIEWNRALTAAVTMATEEGIKKDPEEISEDTLMFWKGIADVGLMEEVVCNIQKEIEEVLRGVQQRLGQSPFQVTDAAVLNNVAHTFGLMDTVKRVLDNRKSQTDQGEEQFLYTLADLDRQLEEQKKFARDQKLKSQTVQNVVLMPVSTPKPPKRPRLQRPASATVLSPSAPIQQPQFTVISPITIAPMGQQFSVSNIPMATISQGSSPVTVHTLPSGSQLFRYATMVSSSKTSSSDTVTLHPSSSLALLSSAAMQDSSTLANVATVVNPVELVAMESGLTSTLQAVEGTSDEGQTIIEIDPAPDPEAESEESGAKAVILGTELRTEEKVVAEVDEHQHQVHNVEIVVLED